In the genome of Christensenella timonensis, one region contains:
- a CDS encoding type IV pilin protein yields MLYRAMLKRENAKKNGKKAFTLIELIVVIAIIGVLVAILVPTMMGFVTQAQDQTRLANARSVYSAATAAVAQLQSQNQQVTQAAVEAALPNLLGSQFTGNYTVTVTGGLVESVTFTDANGSATYPVP; encoded by the coding sequence ATGTTGTACAGGGCAATGCTCAAAAGGGAAAATGCCAAAAAGAACGGTAAAAAAGCGTTTACGCTGATCGAACTGATCGTCGTCATCGCGATCATCGGCGTACTGGTCGCCATTTTAGTTCCGACTATGATGGGGTTTGTAACGCAGGCGCAGGATCAGACGCGCCTTGCGAACGCGCGGTCGGTGTACAGCGCGGCGACGGCTGCGGTGGCACAATTGCAGTCGCAGAACCAGCAGGTCACACAAGCCGCTGTTGAGGCGGCGTTGCCAAATCTTTTGGGAAGCCAGTTTACTGGTAACTACACGGTTACCGTTACAGGCGGTTTGGTTGAGAGCGTAACATTTACGGATGCCAACGGTTCGGCAACATATCCTGTTCCATAA
- a CDS encoding type IV pilus twitching motility protein PilT, producing MATVNELVMQAVSRGASDIHLTVGKAPVMRIDGELMEAAEYGRLDPQAAEALIRPLVPPDRMGTLETAGDVDFAYAVGGQRLRVNVFKQRGCFAAALRLLAQSIPTIDGLRLPPVLKQFASLRRGLVLVTGPTGSGKSTTLAAMIDYINETRSCHIITVEDPIEYVHEHKRCIVNQREVSEDTIAFSSALRASLREDPDVILVGEMRDLDTISAAITAAETGHLVLSTLHTQGAADTINRIIDVFPANQQAQIRTQLAETLAAVITQQLVPVTAAMGGGRVAALEVMARTDAIANLVREGKIFQIDNAIQTGRQFGMQGMDMALGALVRSRLITPEEALSRCVDPQEIKRYF from the coding sequence ATGGCAACGGTCAATGAACTGGTCATGCAGGCGGTATCGCGCGGCGCGTCGGATATCCACCTGACGGTGGGGAAAGCGCCTGTCATGCGTATCGACGGGGAGCTTATGGAGGCCGCGGAATACGGAAGGCTCGACCCGCAGGCGGCGGAGGCCCTGATCAGGCCGCTCGTCCCGCCGGACAGGATGGGGACGCTGGAAACGGCGGGGGACGTGGACTTTGCCTATGCGGTAGGCGGCCAGCGCCTGAGGGTCAACGTCTTTAAGCAGCGCGGCTGCTTTGCGGCGGCGCTGCGGCTGCTCGCGCAGTCTATCCCCACCATAGACGGGCTGCGGCTGCCGCCCGTACTGAAGCAGTTTGCCTCGCTCAGGCGCGGGCTGGTATTGGTCACCGGGCCGACGGGCAGCGGGAAATCGACCACGCTCGCGGCGATGATCGACTATATCAACGAAACGCGCAGCTGCCACATCATCACCGTGGAAGACCCGATCGAATATGTACACGAACACAAGCGCTGCATTGTGAACCAGCGCGAGGTGAGCGAAGATACCATCGCCTTTTCGTCCGCGCTGCGCGCCTCCTTGCGCGAAGACCCGGACGTCATATTGGTGGGTGAGATGCGCGACCTGGATACGATATCCGCGGCGATCACGGCGGCGGAAACGGGGCACCTGGTCTTATCCACGCTGCACACGCAGGGCGCGGCCGATACCATCAACAGGATCATCGACGTGTTCCCGGCAAACCAGCAGGCGCAGATACGCACGCAGCTCGCGGAAACGCTTGCCGCAGTCATCACGCAGCAGCTCGTGCCCGTGACGGCCGCGATGGGCGGGGGGCGTGTGGCGGCGCTGGAGGTCATGGCGCGCACGGACGCGATCGCAAACCTCGTGCGCGAAGGCAAGATCTTCCAGATCGACAACGCGATCCAGACAGGCCGCCAGTTTGGGATGCAGGGGATGGATATGGCGCTGGGCGCGCTCGTCAGAAGCCGCCTAATTACGCCGGAGGAAGCGCTCTCGCGCTGCGTCGATCCGCAGGAGATCAAACGTTATTTTTAG